In a genomic window of Algoriphagus halophilus:
- a CDS encoding class I SAM-dependent methyltransferase, translated as MKPIISFVIRYIPRPILQKVSPLVMKFFAQLNKGTDVNCPVCDHSYKKFLPYGRVARENALCPNCLALERHRLMWLFLQNRTNFFSAPLKVLHIAPEHCFIDRFEALPNLEYITGDIESPLAKVKMDVHQIPFEDDSIDVVFCNHVMEHVEDDIKACSEINRVLKKDGWGIIQSPVYDLPETLEDASITDPAERERIFGQRDHVRKYGNDYAARLRKSGIEIEENNYVKDLSEEVIKKYALPEKEIIFVCKKGL; from the coding sequence ATGAAGCCCATCATCAGTTTTGTCATCCGGTACATTCCAAGACCTATTTTACAAAAAGTAAGTCCATTGGTCATGAAGTTTTTTGCCCAACTCAATAAGGGAACCGATGTCAATTGCCCAGTATGCGATCATAGCTATAAAAAATTCCTACCATATGGGAGAGTAGCCAGGGAAAATGCGTTATGTCCTAACTGTTTAGCTTTAGAAAGGCATCGACTGATGTGGTTATTCCTTCAAAACCGAACAAATTTCTTTTCAGCTCCTTTGAAAGTCCTTCATATTGCTCCCGAACATTGTTTCATTGATCGATTTGAAGCTTTACCCAACCTGGAATATATTACAGGGGATATTGAATCCCCTCTTGCCAAAGTAAAAATGGACGTTCATCAAATACCTTTTGAAGACGATTCCATTGATGTGGTATTTTGTAATCATGTGATGGAACATGTGGAAGATGACATAAAAGCTTGTTCCGAGATTAATAGGGTATTGAAGAAAGATGGATGGGGAATCATTCAATCTCCTGTATATGACTTACCTGAAACCCTCGAAGATGCAAGTATTACTGACCCAGCAGAAAGAGAACGTATTTTTGGCCAGCGGGACCATGTCAGAAAATATGGAAATGATTATGCCGCAAGACTAAGAAAATCAGGGATAGAAATTGAGGAAAACAATTATGTAAAGGATCTTTCCGAGGAAGTCATTAAAAAATACGCTTTACCGGAAAAAGAAATCATATTTGTGTGTAAGAAGGGGCTTTAA
- a CDS encoding TolC family protein: MDFPFSSKLLGFTFFALTFLISPQSKAQDSITYSLEEMVQRAKDQSPASLRAKTRRENRYWGYRFFRSNYNPQLRLNGNIPSYSQAFNNVEQPDGSIQFREVNQNFIDVGLGLQQVIAPTGGTVSVNTSTNRFDNFLAGDNDVQTSWSGIPLNVSLSQPIFAYNPYKWDKKIQPLLFEESKREFVEEAERISMMVTELFFDYLIAQVNFEIASKNLANTENIYSIEKKRYEIGATFEDKLLQVELQTLQAKQDLAQAQLDLERSSLAVNSYIGLNQNAKIKLLSPNEIPDLNVDIAEAINYAFQHRSEALGFERRMLESEADVANAKGQRLSMNLNASYGYNNAALTWGGIYDNPNTQALVNLGISVPILDWGRNKARMSQALANQQLTEYEVEQERINFEQEIFTKVRNFLMIRDRIEVTKKSDEVAEKRYQIALNRYQTGNVTISDLNIAQNEKDTNKRAFFNSLKDYWMAYYELRALTLYDFENKELLYIPELEQ, translated from the coding sequence ATGGACTTTCCCTTTTCTTCTAAATTACTTGGTTTTACTTTTTTTGCATTGACCTTCTTGATCTCTCCCCAATCTAAGGCACAGGACTCGATTACTTATTCGTTGGAGGAAATGGTCCAAAGGGCAAAAGATCAGTCACCTGCCTCTTTAAGGGCAAAAACTAGAAGAGAAAACAGGTATTGGGGGTATAGGTTCTTTAGATCAAATTATAATCCCCAATTGAGGCTTAATGGAAATATTCCTTCTTATTCTCAAGCTTTTAACAATGTGGAGCAACCAGATGGATCCATTCAGTTTAGAGAGGTAAATCAAAACTTTATTGATGTGGGCTTGGGTTTGCAACAAGTAATTGCGCCCACGGGAGGGACTGTCTCGGTGAATACTTCTACCAATCGATTTGATAATTTTTTAGCTGGAGACAATGATGTTCAAACAAGCTGGTCAGGGATTCCTTTGAATGTGAGTTTGTCACAACCTATTTTCGCCTATAATCCTTATAAGTGGGATAAAAAGATTCAACCTTTATTATTTGAAGAAAGTAAACGAGAATTCGTAGAAGAGGCTGAAAGAATCTCGATGATGGTTACGGAGCTATTTTTTGATTATTTAATTGCCCAAGTGAATTTTGAAATAGCATCTAAGAATCTAGCCAATACCGAGAACATTTATTCTATCGAGAAAAAACGGTATGAAATAGGGGCCACTTTCGAGGATAAATTATTACAAGTGGAGTTACAAACGCTGCAAGCAAAACAGGATTTGGCTCAGGCACAGTTAGACCTTGAGCGATCTTCTCTGGCAGTAAATTCTTACATAGGGTTAAATCAAAATGCCAAGATCAAATTGCTTTCGCCAAATGAGATCCCGGATTTGAATGTAGATATTGCTGAAGCGATCAATTATGCTTTTCAGCATCGGTCTGAAGCCTTGGGCTTTGAAAGGAGAATGCTTGAATCGGAGGCGGATGTTGCCAATGCTAAAGGTCAAAGACTCTCCATGAATTTAAATGCGAGTTATGGATACAACAATGCAGCATTGACTTGGGGAGGTATTTATGATAACCCCAATACGCAAGCATTGGTAAATCTAGGGATTTCAGTTCCTATTTTGGATTGGGGTAGAAATAAGGCTAGGATGTCACAAGCATTGGCGAATCAACAATTGACCGAATATGAAGTGGAGCAGGAGAGGATCAATTTTGAACAAGAGATTTTTACTAAAGTCAGGAATTTCTTGATGATTCGAGATAGGATTGAAGTAACCAAAAAATCAGATGAAGTAGCCGAAAAAAGATATCAAATCGCTTTAAATAGGTATCAGACAGGGAATGTAACCATTTCTGATTTGAATATTGCCCAGAATGAAAAAGACACTAACAAGAGAGCTTTTTTTAATTCATTAAAAGATTATTGGATGGCATACTACGAACTCAGAGCATTGACTCTTTATGATTTTGAAAACAAGGAATTACTTTATATACCTGAACTTGAACAATGA
- a CDS encoding Arc family DNA-binding protein: protein MAGKKAFALRLDEKMMKAIEKWASDEFRSTNGQLEWIVREALKKNGRLPKNEN, encoded by the coding sequence ATGGCTGGGAAAAAGGCCTTTGCGCTGAGACTGGATGAAAAAATGATGAAGGCAATAGAAAAATGGGCATCCGATGAATTTAGAAGCACCAATGGTCAATTGGAATGGATTGTTAGGGAGGCTTTAAAGAAAAATGGAAGACTTCCAAAAAATGAAAATTAG
- a CDS encoding SPFH domain-containing protein produces the protein MEKISKPNSGYIFILLDLALIVTTIFAFVNDLPLVGAASVLISILIIPGFFIVEPNKAMVLLLFGEYKGSVKANGFYWVNPFMTKKKISLRVRNFENKPVKVNDKIGNPVLIGTIVVWQVEDTFKATFDVDDYENFVHLQSDAAIRKMAGLYPYDNFEDEEAEITLRSGVEDVNHSLEQEISERLHHAGIKVIEARISHLAYSSEIASAMLQRQQATAIVAARQKIVEGAVGMVEMALEDLKLKDIIEFDDEKKAVMVSNLMVVLCSDKSASPVLNVGTLHQ, from the coding sequence ATGGAAAAAATAAGCAAACCAAACTCAGGATACATTTTTATCCTTTTAGATCTAGCGCTGATAGTAACCACTATTTTCGCTTTCGTTAACGATCTTCCTTTAGTGGGAGCAGCGTCAGTTTTAATATCAATTCTTATAATACCAGGGTTTTTCATTGTGGAACCGAATAAAGCAATGGTTTTGCTTCTTTTCGGAGAATACAAGGGAAGTGTTAAAGCCAATGGATTCTATTGGGTAAATCCATTTATGACCAAAAAGAAAATCTCACTTCGAGTGAGAAACTTTGAAAACAAGCCTGTCAAGGTAAATGATAAAATCGGTAACCCCGTACTGATCGGTACTATCGTTGTTTGGCAAGTGGAAGACACTTTCAAGGCAACTTTTGATGTAGATGATTATGAAAACTTTGTTCACCTTCAGTCAGATGCGGCTATCAGAAAAATGGCAGGACTTTATCCATATGACAATTTTGAGGATGAAGAGGCTGAAATCACCTTACGCTCCGGGGTAGAGGATGTCAACCATTCGCTAGAGCAAGAAATCAGTGAAAGACTACATCATGCAGGAATTAAAGTGATTGAAGCCCGAATTTCTCACTTGGCTTACTCCTCAGAAATTGCATCTGCCATGCTTCAAAGACAACAAGCTACTGCGATAGTTGCAGCTCGTCAGAAAATAGTGGAAGGAGCAGTAGGAATGGTAGAAATGGCTTTGGAAGACTTAAAGCTGAAAGATATTATTGAATTTGATGATGAAAAAAAGGCTGTCATGGTCTCTAATTTAATGGTTGTGCTTTGCTCAGATAAAAGTGCTAGCCCTGTTCTAAATGTTGGTACACTACATCAATAA
- the ftsY gene encoding signal recognition particle-docking protein FtsY, with product MGIFGFFSKDKKESLDQGLQKSSENIFSKLSKAVVGKSKVDEEILDELEEILITSDVGVDTTIKVIRRIEERVARDKYVNTEELDKILKEEISGLLEENNSQDLLDFEIPEGKKPYVIMVVGVNGVGKTTTIGKLANLFKSAGKSVVLGAADTFRAAAVDQLILWGERVGVPVISHGMNTDPASVAFDAVKKGVDSQADVVIIDTAGRLHTKVNLMNELGKIKRVMQKFIPDAPHEILLVLDGSTGQNAFIQAKEFTKVTEITSLAVTKLDGTAKGGVVIGISDQFKIPVKYIGVGEKMTDLQLFNRKEFVDSLFTKK from the coding sequence ATGGGAATTTTTGGTTTCTTTTCTAAAGACAAGAAAGAAAGCCTGGATCAAGGCTTGCAGAAATCTAGCGAAAACATCTTTTCCAAACTCAGCAAAGCAGTAGTTGGGAAGTCAAAAGTTGATGAAGAGATTTTAGATGAATTGGAAGAAATCCTCATCACCTCTGATGTCGGAGTCGACACCACGATCAAAGTTATTCGAAGAATTGAAGAACGAGTAGCAAGAGACAAATACGTCAACACAGAGGAACTCGATAAGATTCTTAAAGAAGAGATTTCAGGCCTGCTAGAAGAAAACAATTCGCAGGATTTACTGGATTTCGAAATTCCAGAAGGAAAGAAACCCTATGTGATCATGGTGGTGGGTGTAAATGGAGTCGGAAAGACCACAACCATTGGTAAATTGGCCAACCTTTTTAAATCAGCTGGGAAATCCGTAGTTCTGGGCGCCGCAGACACTTTTAGAGCTGCAGCAGTTGATCAATTGATTTTATGGGGTGAACGAGTAGGTGTTCCAGTGATATCACACGGAATGAATACAGATCCTGCCTCAGTAGCTTTTGATGCCGTAAAAAAAGGAGTAGATAGCCAAGCAGATGTAGTAATTATTGATACCGCCGGTAGATTGCACACCAAAGTCAATTTGATGAACGAATTGGGAAAGATCAAACGTGTCATGCAAAAGTTTATTCCTGATGCACCTCATGAGATTTTACTGGTTCTAGATGGCTCCACCGGGCAAAATGCCTTTATTCAAGCCAAAGAATTCACCAAAGTAACAGAGATTACTTCCCTTGCAGTCACCAAACTGGATGGCACCGCAAAAGGAGGGGTTGTAATCGGTATTTCTGACCAATTCAAAATCCCAGTGAAATACATCGGAGTAGGTGAAAAAATGACCGATTTACAATTGTTCAATAGAAAAGAATTTGTTGACTCGTTGTTTACAAAAAAATAA
- a CDS encoding DUF4295 domain-containing protein: MAKKVVATLKKKDGVTYAKVIRAVKSDKTGAYTFREEMVPSTSVQETLSK; the protein is encoded by the coding sequence ATGGCTAAGAAAGTAGTAGCAACCCTGAAGAAAAAAGACGGTGTAACATACGCTAAAGTCATCAGAGCTGTAAAGTCTGATAAGACTGGTGCTTATACATTCAGAGAAGAAATGGTTCCTTCCACCTCGGTACAGGAAACTTTAAGCAAATAA
- the rpmG gene encoding 50S ribosomal protein L33, translating into MAKKGNRVQVILECTEHKTSGMPGTSRYITTKNRKNTTERLELKKFNPILKKVTVHKEIK; encoded by the coding sequence ATGGCTAAGAAAGGAAACAGAGTACAAGTGATTTTGGAATGCACGGAGCATAAGACTTCAGGCATGCCAGGTACTTCAAGATATATCACTACCAAGAACAGAAAGAACACAACTGAAAGATTGGAGTTGAAAAAATTCAACCCAATTCTGAAGAAGGTTACTGTTCATAAAGAAATTAAGTAA
- the rpmB gene encoding 50S ribosomal protein L28, which translates to MAKVCDITGKRPRVGNNVSHANNKTKRRFYPNLHKKTFYVPEEDAWITLKVCTKALKTINKKGISAVLKEAQDSGMIVIR; encoded by the coding sequence ATGGCAAAAGTTTGTGACATTACCGGAAAAAGACCTCGCGTAGGAAACAACGTGTCCCATGCAAACAACAAAACGAAGCGTAGATTCTATCCAAATCTTCATAAGAAGACTTTCTACGTTCCAGAAGAAGACGCATGGATCACACTTAAAGTGTGCACTAAGGCATTGAAGACTATCAACAAAAAAGGTATCTCTGCAGTTTTGAAAGAAGCTCAGGATTCTGGCATGATCGTAATCAGATAA
- a CDS encoding DUF5522 domain-containing protein, whose protein sequence is MKPEKNTQNTPNLTSEDYYFNEEGLMVFTKHYHLKRGYCCGNGCKHCPYPKG, encoded by the coding sequence ATGAAACCAGAAAAGAACACTCAAAATACCCCTAATTTAACTTCGGAAGATTATTATTTCAACGAAGAAGGCTTGATGGTATTCACAAAACACTACCACTTAAAAAGGGGATACTGCTGCGGAAACGGGTGTAAACACTGCCCTTACCCAAAAGGTTGA
- the rocD gene encoding ornithine--oxo-acid transaminase, translated as MQTITSSSQAIELEEKYGAHNYHPLPVVLAKGEGVFLWDVEGKKYYDFLSAYSAVNQGHCHPRIKNALIEQAGILTLTSRAFHNDVLGPFEKYLTEFFGYDKVLPMNTGAEGVETAIKIARKWGYERKGVNEQQAKIIVAENNFHGRTTTIISFSNDETARKNFGPYTPGFIKVPYDDIDALKAALQDPDVVAFLVEPIQGEAGVYVPSAGYLRNAKDACADKKVLFIADEIQTGIARTGKMLAVDHENVRPDMVILGKAISGGFYPVSAVLADDEVMNVIKPGQHGSTYGGNPLGTKVAMAALDVVKDESLAENAEKLGIVFRNRMQKLVEKSDLVKLVRGKGLLNAVVINDTEESSTAWDICIGLKNNGLLAKPTHGNIIRFAPPLVMTEEQIHECCDIIEKTITEFKK; from the coding sequence ATGCAGACAATCACATCTAGCTCTCAGGCAATTGAATTAGAAGAGAAGTATGGTGCTCATAATTATCATCCATTACCTGTTGTTTTGGCTAAAGGAGAAGGTGTTTTCCTTTGGGATGTGGAAGGGAAAAAATATTATGATTTTCTTTCTGCGTATTCAGCAGTTAACCAAGGCCATTGTCATCCAAGAATTAAGAATGCGTTGATTGAACAAGCAGGGATTTTGACTCTTACCTCCAGAGCATTTCATAATGATGTTTTAGGGCCATTTGAAAAATACCTGACGGAATTTTTTGGGTATGACAAGGTGCTGCCGATGAACACGGGAGCGGAAGGTGTCGAGACTGCCATTAAAATCGCTAGAAAATGGGGGTATGAGCGCAAAGGTGTAAATGAACAACAAGCCAAAATCATTGTGGCAGAGAATAATTTTCATGGTAGAACAACCACGATTATTTCCTTTTCTAATGATGAAACTGCTAGGAAAAACTTTGGACCATATACCCCAGGCTTTATTAAAGTTCCCTATGATGATATTGATGCATTGAAAGCAGCACTTCAGGATCCTGACGTAGTTGCTTTTTTGGTAGAACCAATACAAGGTGAGGCTGGTGTTTATGTGCCATCAGCTGGATACTTGAGAAACGCTAAGGATGCCTGTGCGGATAAGAAGGTCTTATTTATTGCGGATGAAATCCAAACTGGCATTGCAAGAACAGGTAAGATGTTGGCGGTAGATCATGAAAATGTGCGTCCTGATATGGTTATTTTGGGAAAAGCTATTTCTGGAGGATTCTACCCTGTTTCTGCAGTTCTTGCCGATGATGAGGTCATGAATGTCATCAAGCCGGGGCAGCATGGCTCTACCTATGGAGGTAATCCTTTAGGAACCAAAGTTGCTATGGCGGCTTTGGATGTAGTAAAAGATGAAAGTTTGGCTGAAAATGCGGAGAAACTCGGTATAGTTTTCCGTAACAGAATGCAAAAACTGGTTGAAAAATCGGATTTGGTGAAACTTGTTAGAGGGAAAGGTTTGTTGAATGCGGTAGTAATCAATGATACTGAAGAAAGTTCAACGGCATGGGATATTTGCATTGGGCTAAAGAATAATGGGCTTCTGGCAAAACCTACTCATGGAAATATTATTCGATTTGCTCCTCCTTTAGTAATGACCGAAGAGCAAATTCATGAATGCTGTGACATCATTGAGAAAACAATTACTGAATTCAAGAAATAA
- a CDS encoding HAD family hydrolase, translating into MLKAVIFDMDGVICHTNPYHSVAFQQFFAKRNLNPSEEEYQEHMYGKNNGYILSHFLGRKVEGEELAILEDEKESLFREIYKTEVDPIPGFMPFFQSLKKSSLPTAVATSAPRANLDLIINTLDISNLMNSQLASEDVSKHKPDPEVYLKSAYNLGIAPSDCLVFEDSFSGASAGLNAGMKVVGVLSSHSKEELPACHYYIEDYLGLDLAHLNELFE; encoded by the coding sequence ATGCTTAAAGCAGTGATTTTCGATATGGATGGGGTCATTTGTCACACCAACCCATATCATTCTGTCGCGTTTCAGCAATTCTTCGCCAAGAGAAATTTGAATCCCTCCGAGGAAGAATATCAAGAACATATGTACGGGAAGAATAATGGCTACATATTGAGTCATTTCCTGGGGAGAAAGGTCGAAGGGGAGGAATTGGCTATTTTAGAAGATGAAAAAGAGAGTTTGTTTCGGGAGATCTATAAAACAGAAGTAGATCCAATTCCTGGCTTTATGCCTTTCTTCCAAAGTTTAAAAAAATCAAGCTTGCCTACTGCGGTAGCTACTTCAGCCCCAAGGGCGAATCTGGATTTAATTATCAATACACTGGATATTTCAAACTTGATGAATTCTCAGTTGGCTTCAGAAGATGTTTCAAAACATAAGCCTGACCCAGAAGTATATTTAAAGTCTGCTTATAATTTAGGTATTGCCCCATCAGATTGTTTGGTTTTTGAGGACTCCTTCTCGGGAGCAAGTGCTGGATTAAATGCAGGAATGAAGGTAGTAGGGGTGTTGTCTAGCCATTCTAAAGAGGAGCTTCCAGCATGTCACTATTATATAGAGGATTATTTAGGGCTGGATTTAGCTCATTTAAATGAATTATTTGAATAA
- the hemB gene encoding porphobilinogen synthase produces the protein MQRRPRRNRKSEVVRSLVEETSVSVKDLILPLFLVSGTGKKVAVDSMPGIFRYSIDTMLSEIESCLKLGISSFDVFPAYPEELKDAKASESFNPETFYLKALREIKKQFPEVCLMSDVAMDPYSSDGHDGIVKDGKVLNDETLEVLGRMSLAQADAGVDILGPSDMMDGRVGYIRDLLDEHGFTDTSIMSYTAKYASAFYGPFRDALDSAPKFGDKKTYQMDYANSKEALIEADLDMEEGADFLMVKPALSYLDIIKLLSDNYPLPIAAYNVSGEYSMVKAAAERGWLDGERAMLEILTSIKRSGAKIILTYFAKEYAQLGR, from the coding sequence ATGCAAAGAAGACCAAGAAGAAATAGAAAATCTGAGGTGGTTCGAAGTTTAGTGGAAGAAACCTCTGTTTCAGTGAAGGATTTGATTCTTCCTTTGTTTCTAGTTTCTGGGACAGGGAAAAAAGTAGCAGTAGATTCCATGCCAGGGATTTTCAGGTACTCTATTGATACCATGCTTTCGGAGATTGAATCCTGTTTAAAACTTGGAATATCCTCCTTTGATGTGTTTCCTGCTTACCCGGAAGAATTGAAGGATGCAAAAGCCAGTGAAAGTTTCAATCCCGAAACATTTTATTTAAAAGCTTTGAGGGAAATTAAAAAGCAGTTCCCTGAAGTTTGCTTGATGTCTGATGTGGCTATGGACCCTTATAGTAGTGATGGACATGACGGAATTGTGAAAGACGGAAAAGTGCTGAATGACGAAACTTTGGAAGTATTGGGGAGAATGTCTTTGGCACAAGCTGACGCTGGAGTGGATATTCTAGGCCCTTCTGATATGATGGATGGAAGGGTAGGATATATAAGAGACCTTTTAGATGAACATGGTTTCACGGATACCTCTATTATGTCTTATACTGCTAAATATGCCAGTGCATTTTACGGCCCTTTTCGGGATGCTCTTGATTCTGCTCCCAAATTCGGGGATAAAAAGACATACCAAATGGATTATGCAAATTCTAAAGAGGCTTTGATCGAAGCAGATTTGGATATGGAAGAGGGTGCGGATTTTTTAATGGTGAAACCAGCATTGTCCTATTTGGATATCATCAAGCTATTAAGTGATAATTATCCTCTACCTATAGCTGCTTATAATGTATCTGGTGAATATAGTATGGTGAAAGCGGCAGCAGAAAGAGGATGGCTGGACGGGGAAAGAGCTATGTTAGAGATTTTGACCAGTATTAAAAGGTCAGGAGCTAAGATTATTCTAACCTATTTTGCAAAGGAATATGCCCAATTAGGGAGATAG
- a CDS encoding ammonium transporter: protein MYFAPLLAQDAAATMDVSATLTQNILTTNNVWMMLSTALVFIMHLGFAGVEAGFGQAKNTVNILFKNTITPILGILTYAVAGFYLMYPGFETPGWFGFDASGWSMFWFSPGDADVTADYADAGYTYWTDFLFQAMFAATAATIVSGAIAERVKLWAYLVFTLFFVGIVYPIIGSWKWGGGALDAMGFYDFAGSTLVHSVGGWGALAGVILVGPRIGKYVNGKTVDKPGASVPLAVIGVFLLWLGWFGFNGGSVLSADPALVSFVLVTTCLAACAGGMGGFLAGYFVFKRLDLGMVLNGVLAGLVGITAGADVINPGSAVIVGFIAGILVVLSAVLLDRLKLDDVVGAVSVHLTCGVWGTLAVGIFSTNPEHSFITQLIGVLICGATAFISAFIIFYVLKVTVGIRVSEEHEKSGLDSHEHGIRGYTIVYDE, encoded by the coding sequence ATGTATTTCGCACCCCTGTTGGCCCAAGATGCGGCCGCGACAATGGATGTTTCTGCGACCTTAACGCAAAACATCCTCACTACAAACAATGTTTGGATGATGCTTTCTACAGCTCTCGTGTTCATTATGCACTTGGGCTTCGCAGGCGTTGAAGCTGGTTTTGGTCAAGCCAAAAACACAGTAAACATCCTTTTCAAGAATACGATTACTCCGATTCTTGGAATTTTGACCTATGCAGTAGCAGGGTTCTATTTAATGTATCCAGGATTTGAGACTCCAGGATGGTTTGGATTTGATGCTTCAGGCTGGAGCATGTTTTGGTTTTCTCCTGGAGATGCCGATGTGACTGCGGATTATGCTGATGCAGGGTATACTTACTGGACAGATTTCTTGTTCCAAGCAATGTTTGCTGCAACAGCTGCTACTATTGTGTCTGGTGCCATTGCTGAGCGTGTGAAGCTTTGGGCTTATTTGGTCTTTACCTTATTCTTTGTAGGAATTGTTTATCCTATTATCGGAAGTTGGAAATGGGGAGGTGGTGCTCTTGATGCAATGGGCTTCTATGATTTTGCAGGTAGTACTTTGGTTCACTCTGTTGGAGGATGGGGTGCATTGGCAGGTGTGATCCTTGTAGGTCCAAGAATCGGTAAATATGTAAATGGAAAAACAGTAGATAAGCCAGGTGCTTCTGTTCCATTAGCTGTTATTGGTGTTTTCCTTCTTTGGTTAGGATGGTTTGGGTTTAATGGAGGCTCCGTGCTTTCAGCTGATCCGGCTTTAGTGTCTTTTGTTTTGGTGACAACATGTCTTGCAGCTTGTGCTGGTGGCATGGGAGGTTTCCTTGCAGGATACTTTGTGTTCAAAAGATTGGACCTTGGGATGGTTTTGAACGGAGTGCTTGCTGGCCTAGTTGGTATTACGGCAGGTGCTGATGTGATCAATCCTGGATCAGCGGTTATTGTAGGTTTTATTGCTGGAATTTTGGTAGTACTTTCTGCAGTATTATTAGACCGTTTAAAATTAGATGATGTAGTTGGAGCTGTATCCGTTCACTTAACTTGTGGTGTTTGGGGTACTTTAGCAGTTGGTATTTTTTCTACAAATCCAGAGCATTCATTTATTACACAATTGATCGGCGTGTTGATTTGCGGTGCAACAGCATTTATTTCTGCTTTCATCATCTTCTATGTACTAAAAGTTACCGTAGGTATCAGAGTTTCTGAAGAGCATGAGAAAAGTGGTCTTGATTCTCATGAACATGGTATTCGTGGATATACTATCGTTTACGACGAATAA
- a CDS encoding porin has translation MKNINLLILAGMFFVSTVSFGQDVIIVEEEKEPSKFSFSGSVDAYFRTNFGAPNKGENFQAPASSFGNLPGFSLGMANIIATYEGEKVGAVADLVFGPRGEDAVFGSPLYAGGMAGSSQIINQLYVYWNVSDAVTLTFGNFNTFLGYEVISPTGNFNYSTSYMFSYGPFSHTGLKADFALSEKWSLMASVMNPTDITEFNPFGTYTFGAQLGYSTGSGSTFLNFVYGDNDGKLINNGDLIPGQVSYGNTFQVDLTTGFDLSDVWYLGVNTTYNSTSGGEEFDGADIFSLEDNNAGFYGFAGYLQASASENFAIGLRGEYFSVFNNGLEGVVGTDPDGDGNVFALTLSGNAKIGNNLTLIPEIRLDTMSEEDYFLNKDLAGSKSLSSFLLAAVFAF, from the coding sequence ATGAAAAATATTAATCTACTAATATTGGCAGGGATGTTCTTTGTCTCTACTGTAAGTTTTGGACAGGATGTAATTATTGTGGAAGAAGAAAAAGAGCCATCTAAATTCTCTTTTTCAGGTTCTGTAGACGCTTATTTCAGAACTAACTTTGGTGCGCCTAATAAAGGCGAGAATTTTCAGGCTCCTGCCTCATCTTTTGGTAACCTTCCTGGATTTTCTCTAGGTATGGCAAATATTATTGCTACCTATGAGGGAGAAAAAGTAGGTGCTGTTGCAGACTTGGTATTTGGTCCAAGAGGTGAAGATGCTGTTTTCGGTTCTCCACTATATGCAGGAGGCATGGCGGGTAGTTCTCAAATTATTAACCAATTGTATGTATACTGGAATGTGTCTGATGCAGTCACCTTGACCTTTGGTAACTTCAATACATTCTTAGGGTATGAAGTGATTTCCCCAACAGGGAATTTCAACTACTCTACTTCTTACATGTTCTCTTACGGTCCATTTTCTCATACTGGTTTGAAAGCAGATTTCGCTCTATCTGAAAAATGGTCTTTAATGGCTTCAGTGATGAATCCGACAGATATTACGGAATTCAATCCCTTCGGAACTTATACATTTGGAGCTCAACTAGGTTATAGTACTGGGTCGGGCAGCACGTTTTTGAATTTTGTTTACGGGGACAATGATGGAAAATTGATCAACAATGGAGATCTTATCCCGGGTCAAGTTTCCTATGGAAATACCTTTCAGGTGGACTTGACAACAGGTTTTGATTTATCAGACGTTTGGTATCTTGGAGTAAATACTACCTATAACTCTACAAGTGGAGGAGAAGAGTTTGATGGGGCAGATATATTCTCTCTAGAAGATAATAATGCAGGGTTTTATGGATTTGCGGGTTATTTACAGGCTTCTGCTTCCGAGAATTTTGCAATTGGTCTTAGAGGAGAGTATTTTAGTGTATTCAACAATGGGTTAGAAGGTGTAGTAGGAACAGATCCAGATGGAGATGGAAATGTATTTGCTTTAACTCTTTCAGGAAATGCGAAGATTGGAAATAACTTAACCTTGATTCCAGAAATTAGATTAGATACTATGAGTGAGGAAGATTATTTCCTTAATAAAGATCTAGCAGGAAGTAAAAGTTTGTCATCATTTCTGTTGGCAGCAGTATTTGCTTTCTAA